One region of Triticum aestivum cultivar Chinese Spring chromosome 6B, IWGSC CS RefSeq v2.1, whole genome shotgun sequence genomic DNA includes:
- the LOC123134470 gene encoding uncharacterized protein, translated as MDASVVFSGETAEKRSGPADHMSVSVGEAAHTLSGKKRSRPADDSVGEAEKRSGPADDSVGEAAHTLSGKKRSRLADDSVGEADRMLSSPPEHPRVTRLRHRRLIAFLWDQGFRDSYNELTNKTRAHMSLWHLGGLVQRGQWLDAVEYLDRYLPPPTSPMSFRAQVLRQFLLMHYRFANAVDGIVDKSVPRNYLQLDNGRDISHADLRLRSISLSIILAVDEVRANMDWETVRRKASLAVSRLAGSTPELRGCIALPATSNKLHHVLPIASGLWSRRRYVKKKQKGRPEAIARALKRFLAFCSQQLMVPSIGSLEEAKELLADLLDETVRPGVQLNTYGFSCSLKLGRNEGAQFGQPMFGTSTEVKTSGTLANAGTNQHVVEECWDLAGRRRNSKRDPAAVEQLLHQFKLHQLAGTSLARPVVSGPGAVVNLGAKPSGVSSG; from the exons ATGGATGCCTCCGTCGTATTCTCCGGCGAGACCGCCGAGAAGCGCTCCGGCCCGGCGGATCACATGAGCGTCTCCGTCGGCGAGGCCGCCCACACGCTTTCTGGCAAGAAGCGCTCCCGCCCGGCGGATGACTCCGTCGGCGAGGCCGAGAAGCGCTCCGGCCCCGCGGACGACTCCGTCGGCGAGGCCGCCCACACGCTTTCTGGCAAGAAGCGCTCCCGCCTGGCGGACGACTCCGTCGGCGAGGCCGACCGCATGCTTTCCAGCCCGCCGGAGCATCCGCGCGTGACGCGGCTTCGTCACCGGCGCCTCATCGCGTTCCTCTGGGACCAAGGCTTCCGCGACTCCTACAACGA GTTGACGAACAAGACGCGCGCGCACATGAGCTTGTGGCACCTGGGCGGCCTCGTCCAGCGGGGCCAGTGGTTGGATGCCGTGGAATACCTAGACAGGTACCTGCCGCCGCCCACCAGTCCCATGAGCTTCCGCGCCCAGGTCCTCCGTCAATTCCTCCTGATGCACTACCGCTTCGCCAACGCCGTCGACGGCATCGTCGATAAGTCCGTGCCCAGGAACTACCTCCAACTTGACAACGGCAGAGACATCAGCCACGCCGATCTGAGGCTCCGCTCCATCTCCTTGTCCATAATACTCGCCGTCGACGAAGTCAG GGCCAACATGGACTGGGAGACAGTGCGGCGCAAGGCATCGCTCGCTGTCTCCAGGTTGGCTGGTTCTACTCCAGAGCTGCGAGGCTGCATCGCGCTGCCGGCCACCAGCAACAAGCTGCACCATGTACTCCCAATTGCTTCCGG TTTATGGAGCCGGAGGCGCTACGTGAAGAAGAAACAAAAAGGACGACCAGAAGCTATCGCCAGGGCCTTGAAGAG ATTCCTTGCTTTTTGCAGCCAGCAACTTATGGTTCCAAGCATTG GGTCGCTTGAGGAAGCAAAGGAATTGCTGGCGGATCTCCTTG ATGAAACTGTAAGACCTGGCGTACAATTGAACACCTATGGTTTCAGCTGTTCACTTAAGCTGGGTAGGAATGAAG GTGCTCAATTCGGCCAACCCATGTTTGGTACTTCCACAGAAGTTAAAACCTCCGGGACATTGGCAAATGCAG GCACAAATCAGCACGTGGTTGAAGAATGTTGGGATTTGGCTGGGAGAAGAAGGAATTCAAAGCGGGATCCGGCAGCTGTTGAGCAATTGCTGCATCAATTCAAACTGCACCAGTTAGCTGGGACATCTCTTGCAAGACCG GTTGTGTCGGGGCCTGGTGCTGTGGTGAACTTGGGCGCCAAGCCGAGTGGTGTGTCTTCAGGATGA